From the Thermococcus sp. genome, the window ATAAACGGCGTCGAGGTTCTCGACGTTTACAAGGACGATACAGGAGATGTGTGGCATGTTGTGGCTGAACCCGAGAAGTTCAAGGTTGGCGATGAAGTTGAGCTCAAGATAGACTGGGACTACCGGTACAGGCTCATGAGAATCCACAGTGCCCTTCACTTACTTGAGCATGTCCTCAACGAAGTCCTGCCCGGAAAGTGGGAGCTCTACGGGAGTGGAATGAGCGCCGAGAAGGGTCGTTATGACATCCTCTACCCGGAGAACGTCAATCAGTGGAAGGAGCAGATTATAGAGACCTTCAACCGGCTCGTGGATGAGGGCGGTGAAATGA encodes:
- a CDS encoding alanyl-tRNA editing protein — encoded protein: MTRKLYYEDAYLKEAKAKVVEIREDALLLDQTIFYPTGGGQPHDRGWINGVEVLDVYKDDTGDVWHVVAEPEKFKVGDEVELKIDWDYRYRLMRIHSALHLLEHVLNEVLPGKWELYGSGMSAEKGRYDILYPENVNQWKEQIIETFNRLVDEGGEMKIWWEGETRYTQIRDFEVIPCGGTHVKDIKEIGHIKKLKRSSLGRGKQRLEIWLED